In Kitasatospora gansuensis, a genomic segment contains:
- a CDS encoding DHA2 family efflux MFS transporter permease subunit — protein sequence MTTGQLVEAPPEMPRASSTALNRTLVVVIIGSMMSVLDTTIVNVALRSLAETFHASLTTIQWATTAYTLALAAVVPTAAWAMGRIGAKRSYLTALVLFTLGSLLAAFAWDAGSLIAARAVQGIGGGLLMPVGMTMVMRAADSERLGRAMALGGLPILIGPVLGPLLGGWLLDATSWHWIFLVNLPIGAAATVLAAKLLRSDRPSDPSAAPKLDLPGLLTLSPGLALLLFGLARGGEQGDFGTLGALLPTLAGALLVAAFGRRALTARQPLLNLRLLRDRRLAAGIGTLALFTAGYFGSMLLGPVYWQQVRGVSPTEVGMLGAPVGLTVGLTLQIAARRIDTVSPRRLITAGVALGALGMLLTGLQVGVPDVAAWRVVGSAMLMGVGAGMVLMPTMTTASRDLPKDQLAAASTVLSINSQVWASVGTALFSVLLGTAGLDPAGFRTTYVIAAGVLALGLLPAALLPGRRP from the coding sequence ATGACCACCGGTCAGCTCGTCGAGGCTCCGCCGGAGATGCCCCGGGCCTCGTCCACCGCCCTCAACCGCACGCTCGTCGTGGTGATCATCGGCTCGATGATGTCGGTGCTCGACACCACGATCGTCAATGTCGCGCTGCGCAGTCTGGCCGAGACCTTCCACGCCTCGCTGACCACCATTCAGTGGGCCACCACCGCCTACACGCTCGCGCTCGCCGCCGTCGTCCCGACCGCGGCCTGGGCGATGGGGCGGATCGGCGCCAAGCGCAGCTACCTGACCGCCCTCGTCCTGTTCACCCTCGGCTCCCTGCTGGCCGCCTTCGCCTGGGACGCGGGCAGCCTGATCGCCGCCCGCGCCGTGCAGGGGATCGGCGGCGGGCTGCTGATGCCGGTCGGCATGACGATGGTGATGCGCGCCGCCGACAGTGAGCGGCTCGGACGGGCGATGGCGCTGGGCGGCCTGCCGATCCTGATCGGTCCGGTGCTCGGCCCGCTGCTCGGCGGCTGGCTGCTCGACGCCACCTCCTGGCACTGGATCTTCCTGGTCAACCTGCCGATCGGGGCGGCCGCCACGGTGCTCGCCGCGAAGCTGCTGCGGTCCGACCGGCCGAGCGACCCCTCCGCCGCGCCCAAGCTGGACCTGCCCGGTCTGCTGACGCTCTCCCCCGGTCTGGCGCTGCTGCTGTTCGGCCTGGCCAGGGGCGGCGAGCAGGGCGACTTCGGCACCCTCGGAGCGCTGCTCCCCACACTGGCCGGGGCGCTGCTGGTGGCCGCCTTCGGCCGCCGCGCGCTGACCGCGCGTCAGCCGCTGCTGAACCTGCGGCTGCTGCGCGACCGCAGGCTCGCCGCCGGGATCGGCACCCTCGCCCTGTTCACCGCCGGGTACTTCGGCTCGATGCTGCTCGGCCCGGTGTACTGGCAGCAGGTCCGCGGCGTGAGCCCCACCGAGGTCGGGATGCTGGGCGCGCCGGTCGGCCTGACCGTCGGCCTGACCCTGCAGATCGCCGCCCGGCGGATCGACACGGTGTCACCCCGGCGGCTGATCACGGCCGGCGTCGCGCTGGGCGCGCTGGGGATGCTCCTGACCGGACTCCAGGTCGGTGTGCCGGACGTGGCCGCCTGGCGGGTGGTCGGCTCGGCGATGCTGATGGGCGTCGGTGCCGGGATGGTGCTGATGCCGACCATGACGACCGCGAGCCGCGACCTGCCGAAGGACCAGCTGGCGGCGGCGAGCACCGTGCTGAGCATCAACTCGCAGGTCTGGGCCTCGGTCGGGACGGCGCTCTTCTCGGTGCTGCTGGGCACGGCGGGCCTCGACCCGGCGGGGTTCAGGACCACGTACGTGATCGCGGCGGGCGTGCTGGCGCTCGGGCTGCTGCCCGCCGCGCTGCTCCCGGGGCGCCGCCCCTGA
- a CDS encoding NADPH-dependent FMN reductase, whose amino-acid sequence MAAIETETAATTAEQDAPLRVAVIVGSVREGRQGPAVADWFVGAAAAQAGLELDVIDLAEVNLPLVMPGWGGTASPEAVAALADVTPRLAAADAFVVVTPEYNHSFPAALKNLIDWHHQQWHAKPVGFVSYGGLGGGLRAVEQLRLIFAELHAVTVRDSVSLHGPWSGLGPDGAPRDVAVSEGAVKGMLGQLAWWGRALRDARTTRPYQG is encoded by the coding sequence ATGGCTGCCATCGAGACCGAAACCGCTGCCACCACCGCCGAGCAGGACGCACCCCTGCGCGTGGCCGTCATCGTCGGCAGCGTCCGCGAGGGCCGCCAGGGCCCGGCCGTCGCGGACTGGTTCGTCGGCGCGGCCGCCGCCCAGGCGGGCCTGGAGCTGGACGTCATCGACCTGGCCGAGGTCAACCTGCCGCTGGTGATGCCCGGTTGGGGCGGCACGGCGAGCCCGGAGGCCGTCGCCGCGCTGGCCGACGTCACGCCCCGGCTGGCCGCCGCCGACGCGTTCGTGGTGGTCACCCCCGAGTACAACCACAGCTTCCCGGCCGCCCTGAAGAACCTGATCGACTGGCACCACCAGCAGTGGCACGCCAAGCCGGTCGGCTTCGTCTCGTACGGCGGGCTCGGTGGCGGGCTCCGCGCAGTCGAGCAACTCCGGCTGATCTTCGCCGAGTTGCACGCCGTGACGGTGCGCGACTCGGTCAGTCTGCACGGTCCGTGGTCGGGCCTCGGGCCGGACGGTGCGCCGCGCGACGTCGCCGTGTCCGAGGGCGCGGTCAAGGGCATGCTCGGCCAACTCGCCTGGTGGGGACGGGCCCTGCGGGACGCCCGGACCACCCGGCCGTACCAGGGCTGA
- a CDS encoding TetR/AcrR family transcriptional regulator produces MSGSNEAWLEQARREVSPRKLEKQIALASAACMVFGREGYARASVDALAAAAGVSTRTLYNHFPGGKADLFRTVVTWTSGQVRDAQLARLGALLDPERPPGPEDLARDLIALARAFVGLMAEYPNHFALVRHIHAEADHVPPEVLQAWVDAGPGPVGRALAEAMAGLADAGLIDVHGDAAMAAAHFMALVSHSIVQLSHYGVLPLAKGESDRLIEGGVRAFLRAYRAG; encoded by the coding sequence GTGAGTGGCAGTAACGAAGCCTGGCTGGAGCAGGCGCGGCGCGAGGTCTCGCCCCGCAAGCTGGAGAAGCAGATCGCCCTCGCGAGCGCGGCCTGCATGGTCTTCGGCCGCGAGGGCTACGCCCGGGCCTCGGTGGACGCGCTGGCCGCCGCGGCCGGCGTCTCGACCCGCACGCTCTACAACCACTTCCCCGGCGGCAAGGCCGACCTCTTCCGGACCGTCGTCACCTGGACCTCGGGTCAGGTGCGTGATGCCCAACTGGCCCGCCTGGGTGCTCTGTTGGACCCCGAGCGCCCGCCCGGCCCGGAGGATCTGGCGCGCGACCTGATCGCCCTGGCCCGCGCGTTCGTCGGCCTGATGGCCGAGTACCCGAACCACTTCGCCCTGGTCCGCCACATCCACGCCGAGGCCGACCACGTGCCGCCGGAGGTGCTGCAGGCCTGGGTCGACGCCGGCCCGGGACCGGTCGGCCGCGCGCTCGCCGAGGCGATGGCCGGCCTCGCCGACGCGGGTCTGATCGACGTGCACGGGGACGCGGCCATGGCCGCCGCGCACTTCATGGCGCTGGTCTCGCACTCGATCGTGCAGCTCTCCCACTACGGCGTGCTCCCGCTGGCCAAGGGGGAGAGCGACCGTCTGATCGAGGGCGGCGTGCGGGCCTTCCTGCGGGCCTACCGGGCCGGGTGA
- a CDS encoding NAD(P)H-binding protein yields the protein MNEQQRVLVVGANGTVGRHVVTGLLTGGTEVLALTRDPARAAQLPDGARLVPGDLSAARTLAAAAGQADAVFLAWPLHTAEGAAEALAALTGNARRVVYLSSAAVRDVPGQEPESPGRPDAAIESLIAGSGLRHTFLRPHGFMANALRWAAEIRTSGVVRGYGGAAGLTLVDERDIAAVAVRALTEEGHDGARYALTGPASPTQAEQVRIIGEAVGRPARWEEIPRAAARQQMVDSGWPLGIVDGALDFVAARIDAPEPVTDTVRDVTGTPARTLRDWALDHAELFR from the coding sequence ATGAACGAGCAGCAGAGGGTCCTGGTCGTCGGAGCCAACGGGACGGTGGGCCGGCACGTCGTGACGGGCCTGCTGACGGGCGGCACGGAGGTGCTGGCACTGACCCGCGACCCGGCGCGGGCGGCCCAACTCCCGGACGGGGCACGCCTCGTACCCGGCGACCTGTCCGCCGCGCGGACGCTGGCGGCAGCCGCAGGGCAGGCCGATGCCGTGTTCCTCGCCTGGCCGCTGCACACGGCCGAGGGCGCGGCCGAGGCCCTGGCCGCGCTGACCGGGAACGCGCGCCGGGTGGTCTACCTGTCCTCGGCCGCGGTGCGGGACGTCCCCGGGCAGGAGCCCGAGTCGCCCGGGCGGCCGGACGCCGCGATCGAGTCGTTGATCGCCGGCTCCGGCCTGCGGCACACCTTCCTGCGGCCGCACGGCTTCATGGCCAACGCGCTGCGGTGGGCGGCGGAGATCCGCACCTCGGGCGTGGTGCGCGGCTACGGCGGCGCGGCCGGGCTGACCTTGGTCGACGAACGGGACATCGCCGCCGTGGCGGTCCGGGCGCTGACCGAGGAAGGGCACGACGGGGCGCGGTACGCGCTGACCGGGCCCGCGTCGCCGACCCAGGCGGAGCAGGTACGGATCATCGGGGAGGCGGTCGGCCGGCCGGCCCGGTGGGAGGAGATCCCCCGGGCGGCTGCCCGTCAGCAGATGGTCGACAGCGGGTGGCCGCTCGGGATCGTGGACGGCGCACTCGACTTCGTCGCGGCCCGGATCGACGCACCGGAGCCGGTCACCGACACCGTCCGGGACGTCACCGGCACTCCCGCCCGCACGCTGCGCGACTGGGCCCTCGACCACGCCGAGCTGTTTCGCTGA
- a CDS encoding AraC family transcriptional regulator produces the protein MDVLSDVVAVMRTGEPRSARVEWYAPWGQRFLPAPGGGFQVILQGSCWLIPRDGAPIALGVGDVVFMPRGHGHALADHPSTPLAAAACDPQDDSRHEQRYAAPSVGRRPDGTHPTTVTLCGAYQLDPGRAHPLLHDLPDLLHLPARLGHHPEIRAAVELLGGELENPRLGADTVVPALLDMLLLFVLRAWFDRPPPSTQGGPALGWAAALGDPAISAALDAIHRTPEAPWTVETLATRGGLSRAAFAKRFSATVGRPPLGYLTWWRLTTAARLLRESDSPLGVVAERVGYGSEFAFANAFKREYGIAPGRYRRQQLSPAVDGRLV, from the coding sequence ATGGATGTACTCAGCGACGTCGTGGCCGTGATGCGCACCGGTGAGCCCCGTTCGGCCCGGGTGGAGTGGTACGCCCCGTGGGGCCAGCGCTTCCTGCCCGCCCCCGGCGGTGGCTTCCAGGTGATCCTGCAGGGCTCGTGCTGGCTGATCCCCCGGGACGGGGCGCCGATCGCGCTCGGCGTCGGCGACGTGGTCTTCATGCCGCGCGGCCATGGCCACGCCCTGGCCGACCACCCGTCAACTCCGTTGGCAGCAGCCGCCTGTGACCCGCAGGACGACTCCCGTCACGAACAGCGGTACGCCGCACCGTCCGTGGGCCGCCGGCCGGACGGCACCCACCCCACCACCGTCACCCTGTGCGGCGCCTACCAGCTCGACCCCGGCCGGGCCCACCCGCTGCTCCACGACCTGCCCGACCTCCTGCACCTGCCCGCCCGCCTCGGGCACCACCCCGAGATCCGCGCCGCGGTCGAACTCCTCGGCGGCGAACTGGAGAACCCGCGACTCGGCGCGGACACCGTCGTCCCGGCCCTGCTGGACATGCTGCTGCTCTTCGTCCTCCGCGCCTGGTTCGACCGGCCCCCACCGTCGACGCAGGGCGGCCCGGCCCTCGGCTGGGCCGCCGCACTCGGCGACCCGGCGATCAGCGCCGCACTCGACGCCATCCACCGCACACCCGAAGCCCCCTGGACGGTCGAAACCCTCGCCACCCGGGGCGGCCTCTCCCGCGCGGCCTTCGCCAAGCGCTTCAGCGCGACGGTCGGCCGACCACCACTCGGCTACCTGACCTGGTGGCGGCTGACGACGGCCGCCCGCCTGCTCCGGGAGTCGGACAGCCCCCTCGGCGTGGTGGCCGAACGGGTCGGCTACGGCTCGGAGTTCGCCTTCGCCAACGCCTTCAAGCGGGAGTACGGCATCGCCCCGGGCCGCTACCGCCGGCAGCAGCTGTCCCCGGCCGTTGATGGCCGCCTGGTCTGA
- a CDS encoding nuclear transport factor 2 family protein, with the protein MSDTQQLWTDYAACWSAEPDERIAALEAVALDGIGYRDPGTEVSGLTELAAYMAGFAGAFPGHRFRIDEVLEHHDRSLARWTQLNEQGEPAMTGVSTAVHRDGRLADVTGFFLPA; encoded by the coding sequence ATGAGTGACACACAGCAGCTCTGGACGGACTACGCCGCCTGCTGGTCGGCCGAACCGGACGAGCGGATCGCCGCGCTCGAGGCGGTCGCCCTCGACGGGATCGGTTACCGGGATCCGGGTACGGAGGTCAGCGGTCTGACCGAACTGGCCGCCTACATGGCCGGGTTCGCCGGTGCCTTCCCCGGTCACCGGTTCCGGATCGACGAGGTGCTGGAGCACCACGACCGGTCGCTGGCCCGGTGGACCCAGCTCAACGAGCAGGGCGAACCGGCGATGACGGGCGTCAGCACCGCGGTGCACCGCGACGGCCGGCTCGCCGACGTCACCGGGTTCTTCCTCCCGGCGTAA
- a CDS encoding TetR/AcrR family transcriptional regulator, whose translation MGRRQLWDRAEVLAAAMGLFRRRGYLGASLRDIEEATGLHPGSLYRTFQSKDGLFHAALEAYNEQVVQGRVRVHLLEPADPVAGIRSFFTSAFETGVDPDPGCLLTNTAVECFAVPQAAPGVRQGLETIESGFADALTRARALGRVSAELDVEMAAAQLLALYQGLLVLVRAGTPITKLHTVTDGALASIGPRKRDSDE comes from the coding sequence ATGGGGCGCAGGCAACTCTGGGATCGGGCAGAGGTGTTGGCCGCCGCCATGGGGCTGTTCCGTCGCCGGGGCTACCTGGGTGCCTCGCTGCGGGACATCGAGGAGGCGACGGGGCTGCACCCGGGCAGCCTGTACCGGACGTTCCAGAGCAAGGACGGCCTGTTCCACGCGGCCCTGGAGGCCTACAACGAGCAGGTGGTGCAGGGGCGGGTCCGGGTGCATCTGCTGGAGCCGGCCGATCCGGTGGCGGGCATCCGGTCGTTCTTCACCTCGGCGTTCGAGACCGGGGTCGATCCCGATCCCGGGTGCCTGCTCACCAATACGGCGGTGGAGTGTTTCGCCGTTCCCCAGGCCGCCCCGGGGGTGCGGCAGGGGCTGGAGACCATCGAGTCCGGGTTCGCCGACGCGCTGACCCGGGCCCGGGCGCTCGGCCGCGTGTCGGCGGAACTGGACGTCGAGATGGCGGCGGCCCAGCTACTGGCGCTCTATCAGGGCCTGTTGGTGCTGGTCCGGGCCGGCACGCCGATCACCAAACTGCACACCGTCACCGATGGCGCGCTCGCGTCGATCGGCCCACGAAAGAGGGACAGCGATGAGTGA
- a CDS encoding DUF6192 family protein, with amino-acid sequence MPAKTVESPFPKQFTDRQWNRYVHQGRDLVDEGSSVQFKLGDLTLKMIPLLGPEGGNRGVFIVLDRYADEIGSNVHTLLRYRHEATAWPPDKRASGVSWSIHAALDALEDRFELIHNPPDGKRWTEDKALSFAGRLPHRPLTKAEKLDRVRVLMNQDEYAAEAVAEMLKRPNVAHQVMASPENQRIVYRAHHEQRIEAANARFAAAHERDEEEVEEPVREVRRREPAVDYTRASTEVLELIGMGTTFLVELQRLIPNLHVAEFTDREVRAVLDNHRRIRAALDWCDTVVTTGEKSMDDELARILGEGDDLE; translated from the coding sequence ATGCCCGCGAAGACGGTCGAGAGTCCGTTCCCCAAGCAGTTCACCGACCGCCAGTGGAATCGGTACGTGCACCAGGGGCGCGATCTCGTTGATGAAGGCAGTAGCGTCCAGTTCAAGCTGGGAGACCTGACTCTCAAGATGATCCCCCTGCTGGGCCCAGAAGGGGGAAACCGTGGTGTCTTCATCGTGCTGGATCGCTACGCGGACGAGATCGGCAGCAACGTCCACACCCTGCTCCGATATCGACACGAAGCAACAGCCTGGCCGCCGGACAAGCGCGCAAGCGGCGTCTCGTGGTCGATCCACGCAGCACTCGACGCACTGGAAGATCGCTTCGAGCTAATCCACAACCCGCCCGACGGCAAGCGATGGACGGAGGACAAAGCCCTCAGTTTCGCCGGCCGACTGCCTCACAGGCCTCTAACCAAGGCAGAGAAGCTTGACCGAGTTCGAGTCCTGATGAACCAGGACGAGTATGCCGCCGAGGCCGTGGCCGAGATGCTGAAGCGGCCAAACGTGGCCCACCAGGTCATGGCGAGCCCAGAGAACCAGAGAATCGTCTATCGGGCGCACCACGAGCAGCGTATCGAGGCGGCGAACGCCCGCTTCGCCGCCGCCCACGAGCGCGACGAGGAGGAGGTTGAGGAGCCTGTCCGTGAGGTGCGCCGTCGCGAGCCCGCGGTGGACTACACGCGGGCGTCCACTGAAGTGCTCGAGCTGATCGGCATGGGCACCACGTTCCTAGTAGAGCTACAGAGACTGATCCCGAACCTGCATGTTGCAGAGTTCACTGACCGAGAGGTCCGGGCCGTCTTGGACAACCATCGGCGTATTCGCGCCGCTCTCGACTGGTGCGACACAGTGGTGACCACCGGAGAGAAGTCCATGGATGACGAACTGGCACGGATCCTCGGCGAAGGCGATGACCTTGAATGA
- a CDS encoding NUDIX hydrolase, with product MQWKIHGERPIYENPWVNLWMVDVEQPDGHRWEHHVLKLRHLAVAAVVDSEKRVLMMWRHRFITDSWAWELPMGLIEADETPAEAASREVLEETGWTTSDIRPLIYAQPANGITDSEHFVFRADAVEYAGPPSERNESDRIEWIPLSELRGMIDRREIVSSGSLVGVLYLLLDEAGL from the coding sequence ATGCAGTGGAAGATCCACGGGGAACGTCCGATCTACGAGAACCCATGGGTGAACCTGTGGATGGTCGATGTCGAACAACCCGATGGGCACCGCTGGGAGCACCACGTCCTGAAGCTGCGGCACCTGGCCGTGGCCGCTGTGGTGGACAGCGAGAAGCGGGTGCTGATGATGTGGCGGCACCGCTTCATCACCGATTCGTGGGCCTGGGAACTGCCCATGGGGTTGATCGAGGCGGACGAGACTCCGGCGGAGGCCGCATCCCGCGAGGTGCTGGAGGAGACCGGCTGGACGACCAGCGACATCCGACCACTGATCTACGCCCAGCCCGCGAACGGCATCACCGACTCCGAGCACTTCGTCTTCCGCGCCGATGCCGTCGAGTACGCGGGGCCTCCGAGTGAGCGCAATGAATCCGATCGGATCGAGTGGATTCCGCTGTCCGAGCTGCGCGGCATGATCGACCGACGGGAGATCGTCAGCAGCGGTTCGCTCGTCGGGGTGCTGTACCTGCTGCTGGACGAAGCCGGCCTCTGA
- a CDS encoding cupin domain-containing protein: MTAEQPSVVERLGGDDFLAQTLGRSYKVVRGDATSTAGLFGWDDLNAILAVHRLESPRFRLAADGTQLPTHLYSRPVVTRRSTVWNQLQPSALHQQLAQGATLVLDAVDELHQGVGGLAMDLERWLRTGVQTNLYASWTSTEGFGVHWDDHDVVVVQLDGAKRWRIYGPTRVAPMHRDVDSPELPPETPVAELVLTAGDLLYLPRGWWHAVAASEGQHSLHLTCGMQSTTGADLITWLSEALRAQEGVRVDVPRFGTEAEQQAFLRALAKLVASELESPDLITRFAASRDATERARLAPSLPYITAAPPNPDLRVRLVASRAVLDSGDGATARLIAGGEEWTFAAKAEPMLALLLDGDVHRLADLAQAAGITPAQAAGVVTELVEGQVVAIGAGQ; this comes from the coding sequence ATGACCGCCGAGCAGCCCTCGGTGGTTGAGCGTCTGGGCGGGGATGACTTCCTCGCCCAGACGCTCGGCCGCAGCTACAAGGTCGTACGTGGTGACGCCACGTCAACCGCCGGCCTCTTCGGCTGGGATGACTTGAACGCCATCCTGGCCGTCCACCGGCTCGAATCCCCCCGCTTCCGCCTGGCCGCCGACGGCACCCAGCTCCCGACGCACCTGTACTCCCGGCCGGTGGTCACCCGGCGAAGCACGGTGTGGAACCAGCTCCAGCCCTCCGCACTCCACCAGCAGCTCGCACAAGGGGCCACGTTGGTCCTGGACGCGGTGGACGAACTCCACCAGGGCGTAGGTGGGCTGGCCATGGACCTGGAGCGCTGGTTGCGGACCGGGGTGCAGACCAACCTCTACGCCTCGTGGACCAGCACCGAAGGGTTCGGGGTCCACTGGGACGACCACGACGTGGTGGTCGTCCAGCTCGACGGGGCAAAGCGCTGGCGGATCTACGGTCCGACCCGCGTCGCCCCGATGCACCGCGACGTGGACTCCCCCGAACTTCCGCCGGAGACCCCGGTCGCGGAGCTGGTCCTCACCGCCGGCGACCTGCTGTATCTGCCGCGCGGCTGGTGGCACGCCGTCGCCGCTTCCGAGGGGCAGCACTCCCTCCACCTCACGTGCGGGATGCAGAGCACCACCGGCGCGGACCTGATCACCTGGCTGTCGGAGGCCCTGCGCGCTCAGGAGGGCGTCCGGGTGGACGTGCCACGCTTCGGTACCGAAGCCGAGCAGCAGGCCTTCCTGCGCGCCCTCGCCAAGCTCGTGGCCTCCGAGTTGGAGAGCCCTGACCTGATCACCCGGTTCGCCGCGAGCCGGGATGCGACCGAGCGGGCGCGTCTCGCCCCCTCGCTGCCGTACATCACCGCGGCCCCGCCGAACCCGGACCTGCGGGTGCGCCTGGTGGCCTCGCGCGCTGTACTCGACTCCGGAGACGGGGCCACGGCACGGCTGATCGCGGGCGGGGAAGAGTGGACGTTCGCCGCGAAGGCCGAACCGATGCTCGCTCTGCTCCTCGACGGGGACGTGCACCGGCTCGCCGACCTGGCGCAGGCCGCGGGAATCACTCCCGCCCAAGCGGCCGGCGTCGTGACGGAGCTGGTAGAAGGTCAGGTCGTCGCCATCGGAGCAGGGCAGTGA
- a CDS encoding aldo/keto reductase: MRARLGLGTYRCRDVRRDAMMAASLGADWVDTAANYSHGQAENALAPVLVRHPDLKVSTKVGFIPADTGRIAVRAGMLTPADARRGHCLAPGYVAWQVTRSARRLGRAPDIVFVHNPEHDCPPGAVTERLYAAFLALEEACNQGVIKAYGVATWRGFSSGVFDVADLVALAVRAGGLNHHLSAVQLPVSVVHLAPVGLALDGLGVLVEAASAGLEVFASAPLHGGEIPDMVGLELAELITPGSTPAEAALAVVASAPGISRVLLSTGNPQHWSRAADAVGRAPLSQDLLRKVTDVLGT, encoded by the coding sequence GTGAGGGCGCGGCTGGGCCTCGGCACCTACCGGTGCCGGGACGTGCGGCGGGACGCCATGATGGCGGCCTCCCTCGGCGCGGACTGGGTGGACACCGCCGCGAACTACTCGCACGGGCAGGCCGAGAACGCGCTTGCTCCGGTGCTGGTCCGCCACCCGGACCTGAAGGTCTCCACCAAGGTCGGATTCATCCCGGCCGACACGGGGCGGATCGCGGTACGAGCCGGGATGCTGACCCCGGCGGACGCCCGGCGCGGGCACTGCCTGGCCCCGGGCTACGTCGCCTGGCAAGTCACCCGCAGCGCACGCCGCCTCGGCCGGGCCCCGGACATCGTGTTCGTCCACAACCCCGAACACGACTGCCCGCCCGGCGCCGTCACCGAGCGCCTCTACGCGGCCTTCCTCGCACTGGAGGAAGCCTGCAACCAGGGTGTCATCAAGGCGTACGGCGTGGCGACATGGCGGGGATTCAGCAGCGGAGTGTTCGATGTGGCGGACCTGGTCGCCCTTGCCGTCCGGGCCGGCGGCCTGAACCACCACCTGTCGGCCGTCCAACTCCCGGTGTCCGTCGTCCACTTGGCTCCTGTCGGGCTGGCTCTCGACGGCCTGGGCGTCCTGGTGGAAGCGGCGAGCGCTGGCCTGGAGGTGTTCGCGTCGGCCCCGTTGCACGGTGGGGAGATCCCCGACATGGTCGGGCTCGAACTCGCCGAGCTCATCACCCCTGGCAGTACTCCGGCGGAGGCGGCCCTGGCCGTGGTCGCCTCCGCCCCCGGAATCTCGCGTGTCCTGCTCTCGACCGGCAACCCGCAACACTGGAGCCGCGCCGCCGATGCCGTCGGCCGCGCGCCCCTGTCGCAGGACTTGCTCCGGAAGGTCACGGATGTACTCGGAACCTGA
- a CDS encoding ATP-binding protein, with the protein MTALPAPEPLAPAVRGRWRLLPGSPTSSQTARALVSAALAGWEVADLEAAALLVASELVTNAVVHTGCRTIGLSLRLDHRVLRIGVRDSSPAVPVLLPLTDSLTGGRGLAVVAASSVAWGMQPMPFGKLVWAELARPAPPRPPTASPVIHLRPARVRPTGQIRAAS; encoded by the coding sequence ATGACCGCCCTACCAGCTCCGGAGCCGCTCGCTCCGGCGGTCCGGGGCCGGTGGCGGCTGCTCCCCGGTTCGCCGACCTCTTCCCAGACCGCGCGGGCGCTCGTCTCTGCCGCGCTGGCCGGGTGGGAAGTCGCTGACCTCGAAGCGGCTGCCCTCCTGGTTGCTTCCGAACTGGTCACCAACGCCGTGGTGCACACCGGCTGCCGCACCATCGGCCTGTCTCTGCGCCTGGACCACCGAGTGCTGCGGATAGGAGTGCGCGATTCCTCGCCGGCCGTGCCGGTTCTCCTGCCGCTGACCGATTCGCTGACCGGTGGAAGGGGGCTCGCCGTGGTAGCAGCCAGCTCGGTCGCTTGGGGAATGCAGCCCATGCCGTTCGGCAAACTCGTCTGGGCCGAGCTCGCCCGCCCGGCCCCTCCCCGGCCGCCTACGGCTTCCCCGGTCATCCATCTGCGGCCCGCACGGGTGAGGCCCACCGGGCAGATACGCGCTGCCTCGTAG
- a CDS encoding ParB/RepB/Spo0J family partition protein encodes MFPMLAEDEMYDLAEAIKTHGLLRPIVLDSDGVLLDGRNRLAACELAGVEPTFTTYTSTDQVAYIFASNVRRRHISAGQRAMVQAMFLSVSGHSLRTHAKLHALSRSRLSLANTVLKAAPDLAEQVRDGKLPLDAAADMARERKAKADADQAAHDALRRSAPDLAARVTEGHLTLAAATQELGQRQEAVHRDQEHLAAIAEHWDTLQALARQPDSLHTRQVLDGLATDHHALITRLTAYEARYSDVDQAA; translated from the coding sequence ATGTTCCCGATGCTCGCCGAGGACGAGATGTACGACCTCGCCGAGGCCATCAAGACCCACGGCCTGCTCAGGCCGATCGTCCTCGACTCCGACGGCGTCCTCCTGGATGGCCGCAACCGCCTGGCCGCCTGCGAACTCGCAGGCGTCGAACCCACCTTCACCACCTACACCAGCACCGACCAGGTCGCGTACATCTTCGCGTCCAACGTCCGCCGCCGGCACATCAGCGCAGGCCAGCGCGCCATGGTCCAGGCCATGTTCCTTTCAGTTTCGGGACACTCCCTGCGGACCCACGCCAAGCTCCACGCGCTCAGCCGAAGCCGCCTGTCCCTCGCCAATACCGTCCTCAAGGCCGCACCCGACCTCGCCGAACAGGTCCGCGACGGCAAGCTCCCACTCGACGCCGCCGCCGACATGGCACGCGAGCGCAAAGCCAAGGCCGACGCCGACCAGGCCGCGCACGACGCCCTCCGCCGCAGCGCCCCCGACCTGGCCGCCCGGGTCACCGAAGGCCACCTCACCCTCGCCGCCGCCACCCAGGAACTCGGGCAGCGACAGGAGGCCGTCCACCGGGACCAGGAGCACCTGGCCGCCATCGCCGAGCACTGGGACACCCTCCAGGCACTCGCCCGCCAGCCCGACAGCCTCCACACCCGCCAAGTCCTCGACGGCCTCGCCACCGACCATCACGCGCTGATCACCCGCCTCACCGCCTACGAGGCTAGGTACAGCGACGTGGACCAGGCCGCCTGA